The Syngnathus typhle isolate RoL2023-S1 ecotype Sweden linkage group LG1, RoL_Styp_1.0, whole genome shotgun sequence genome includes a window with the following:
- the sstr1b gene encoding somatostatin receptor type 1 yields MDFNVSVAIVPTGPAANASADYEDYYPDPDASKIIIPSIYVLVCCVGLTGNAMVIYVILKYAKMKTATNIYILNLAIADELFMLSVPFFATSAAVRHWPFGSLMCRLVLSVDGINMFTSIFCLTVLSVDRYVAVVHPIKAARYRRPTVAKLVNVCIWGLSLVVILPIIIFADTVPAEDGAMDCNFLWPEESWSEAFVVYTFLLGFLLPVGAICLCYCLMVARMRAVGLKAGWLQRRSSEKKITRMVLLVVAVFVMCWMPFYVVQLVSVFHRPPDPMVTQLFVILSYANSSANPILYGFVSDHFRRSFQRIVCFRWLESGVDAEQVDYCAVAVKGQATCAQLDFPKDLTASDTVFRHGTYTSRTTAV; encoded by the coding sequence ATGGATTTTAACGTGAGCGTTGCGATTGTGCCGACGGGCCCGGCGGCAAACGCGAGTGCCGACTATGAGGACTACTACCCGGATCCAGACGCCAGTAAAATCATCATCCCGTCCATCTACGTCCTGGTGTGCTGCGTGGGCCTAACAGGCAACGCCATGGTCATATACGTCATTCTCAAGTACGCCAAAATGAAGACAGCGACCAACATTTACATCCTCAACTTGGCCATCGCCGACGAGCTCTTCATGCTGAGCGTGCCCTTCTTTGCCACTTCGGCCGCCGTGCGTCACTGGCCCTTCGGCTCGCTCATGTGCAGGCTTGTGCTGAGCGTGGACGGCATTAACATGTTCACGTCGATCTTCTGTCTCACTGTGTTGAGTGTGGATCGCTACGTGGCCGTGGTGCACCCCATTAAGGCGGCGCGTTACCGCCGCCCAACCGTGGCCAAATTGGTCAACGTTTGCATCTGGGGGTTGTCCCTGGTGGTCATCCTGCCCATCATCATCTTTGCCGACACCGTCCCGGCTGAGGACGGCGCCATGGACTGCAACTTTCTGTGGCCGGAGGAGTCCTGGTCTGAAGCTTTTGTGGTCTATACCTTTCTTCTGGGATTCCTGCTACCCGTGGGGGCCATATGTTTGTGCTACTGCCTGATGGTGGCCAGGATGCGAGCGGTGGGGCTAAAAGCCGGGTGGCTTCAACGGCGGAGCTCAGAGAAGAAGATCACCCGCatggtgctgctggtggtggcggTCTTTGTCATGTGTTGGATGCCCTTTTACGTCGTCCAGCTGGTCAGTGTCTTCCACCGGCCGCCGGACCCCATGGTCACCCAACTTTTTGTCATACTCAGCTACGCAAACAGCAGCGCCAACCCAATCCTCTACGGCTTTGTATCTGATCACTTCCGCCGCTCTTTCCAGCGCATCGTGTGCTTCCGCTGGCTGGAGTCCGGGGTGGACGCCGAGCAGGTGGACTACTGCGCTGTGGCGGTCAAGGGACAGGCCACCTGTGCCCAGCTGGATTTCCCCAAAGACTTAACAGCCTCCGATACGGTGTTTCGTCACGGAACGTATACCTCGCGCACTACCGCTGTGTGA